One part of the Mesorhizobium loti genome encodes these proteins:
- a CDS encoding binding-protein-dependent transport system inner membrane protein encodes MTQIVQLLLHRLALGFVTLLIVSGLIFWSVELLPGDAAQAILGQSATPETVAALRHQLGLDLPPVTRYAYWLQGIAHGNFGTSIANGLPVSRLITERLDNTLFLAAFASIIAIPLALTLGILAALLRNSLFDRAASVFTLTAISFPDFFVAYILILLLSVKLGLFPSISNITPSTDFAERVYRSFLPALALTLAITAHIMRMTRAALINLFSLPYIEMARLKGASRVRVVMVHALRNALAPIVNVVVLNLAYLVTGVVIVEVVFVYPGFGRLLVDSVSKRDVPVVQAICLITSVTYILLNLFADIVSILSNPRLLHGR; translated from the coding sequence ATGACGCAAATCGTTCAGCTCCTCCTGCACAGGTTGGCGCTTGGCTTCGTCACACTTCTGATCGTCTCGGGCCTGATCTTCTGGTCGGTGGAATTGCTGCCTGGGGACGCGGCGCAGGCAATCCTCGGCCAGTCGGCGACGCCTGAGACGGTGGCGGCGCTTCGCCACCAACTCGGCCTCGACTTGCCGCCCGTGACCCGCTATGCCTACTGGCTGCAGGGCATTGCCCACGGCAATTTCGGCACGTCGATCGCGAACGGTCTGCCGGTCTCGCGGCTGATCACTGAGCGGCTTGACAACACGCTGTTCCTAGCAGCGTTCGCAAGCATCATCGCCATTCCGCTCGCTCTCACGCTCGGTATTCTCGCGGCACTTCTGCGCAACTCGCTGTTCGACAGGGCGGCCAGTGTCTTCACGCTAACCGCGATCTCGTTTCCCGACTTCTTCGTCGCCTATATCCTGATCCTGTTACTGTCAGTGAAGCTAGGGCTTTTCCCGTCGATCTCCAACATCACGCCGAGCACGGATTTCGCCGAACGGGTCTACCGCTCCTTCCTGCCGGCGCTGGCGCTGACGCTCGCGATCACGGCGCATATCATGCGCATGACGCGCGCTGCGCTCATCAACCTGTTCAGCCTACCCTACATCGAAATGGCCCGGCTCAAAGGCGCGTCTCGGGTGCGCGTCGTCATGGTGCATGCGCTACGCAACGCGCTGGCGCCGATCGTCAACGTCGTCGTTCTGAACCTAGCCTATCTTGTCACCGGCGTGGTCATCGTCGAGGTCGTGTTCGTCTATCCTGGCTTCGGCCGGCTACTGGTGGATTCGGTGTCGAAGCGCGACGTGCCGGTGGTGCAGGCCATTTGCTTGATCACTTCCGTCACCTACATCTTGCTCAACCTGTTCGCCGACATCGTGTCGATCCTATCCAACCCTCGCCTTCTGCACGGGAGGTGA